GAAGGCCGTCGAGGCATCGCTTCGGCGACTGGATACGGAGTGGATCGACCTCTACCAGTTCCACACACCGGATCCGCGGACTCCCATCGACGAAACCCTGGCTGCCTTGGATGACCTCGTATCCAGCGGCAAGGTCCGTTACATCGGCCATTCCAACTTCGCCGGCTGGCAGATCGCCGAAGCTGAGTATGTTGCTCGCCAGGCCGGAGGAACCCGCTTCATTTCCACGCAGAACCACTACAACCTGCTGGACCGGCGCGCCGAACTCGAAGTTCTCCCCGCGGCCGGGGCCTTCTCCTTGGGTGTCCTGCCGTACTTCCCTTTGGCCAACGGGCTGCTCACCGGAAAGTACTCGGCGGGCAAGGCCCCCGAAGGTTCGCGGTTGAGCCACACCCGCACCAACCTGGTGCACGACGCCGATTGGGAACAGTTGGGTCGATTCGGCCAGTTCGCCAAGGAGCGGGACATCACCGAGCTTCAGCTTGCTTTCTCCTGGCTGGCCGCCCAGCCCGGTGTCAGCAGCGTCATCGCCGGGGCCACCCGTCCGGAGCAGATCCGGGAGAACGCTGAAGCCGTCCGCTGGGTCCCCACCCAGGAAGACCGGGCGGAGCTTGACGACATCTTCCCGAAGGCGCCGAAGGTAGCGCTCTTCTAGGCCTCGCTCACATCCCGCCCGCAATGGTGGGTCCCTCCCTCACAAAACAGACCTAAAAACAGAACGCCCTCTCACCTTAGTGAGAGGGCGTTCTGTTCCAAGCCGCGGGGTGCGGGAGGGCTGGGGTCGGGGTTAGGCGGGGGCCGAAGCAACTCCCGGTGCGAGGAAGCGCTTGCCGTTGACTCGTTCGGAGGCGCCCACCCGGTCCAGGTAGGGGGTGATGCCGCCCAGGAACATCGGCCAACCTGCACCCATGATGACGCAGAGGTCGATGTCCTCGGGGCCGGCGACAACGCCTTCTGCCAGCATGAGCCCGATTTCCTCTGCCAGGGCGTCCTGGGTGCGTCGCAGGACTTCTTCACCCGTGGACGGGGTGTTGCCGAAGGACATGATGGCGAGGGTCTCGGCGGGGATTGCCGGACTCCCGTCGGGGCCGGGGACCCACAGGGACTTCACGCCGTTGTCGATGAGCTTTTGCAGGTTCTGCGACACGGGGAAACGGTCGCCGAAGGCCGCATGCAGGGACTCCTGGACGTGCTGGGCTACTGGCAAGCCCACCATGGCGCTGAGGGTGAACGGCGACATCGGCAGGCCCATGGGCCGCAGTGCCGTGTCGGCAACCTCTGCCGGGGTTCCTTCGTCGAACGCGGCGATGACCTCGCCCATGAGGCGCAGGAGGATGCGGTTCACCACGAAGGCGGCGGCATCCTTGACCAGGACTGCTGTCTTCTTGAGTCCCTTGGCGAGTTCGAAAGCGGTGGCCAGGACGGCGTCGTCGGTCTTGGGCGCCCTCACGATCTCCAGGAGTGGCATGACGGCCACGGGGTTGAAGAAGTGGAAGCCCACCAGACGTTCAGGGTGTTTCAGGTCTT
This Paenarthrobacter sp. GOM3 DNA region includes the following protein-coding sequences:
- a CDS encoding aldo/keto reductase, translating into MTEYRRLGHSGLTVSVVGLGCNNLGRANTPTETQEGTDAVVHAALDAGVTFFDVADVYGREPGLSETMLGRALKGRRDDVVIGTKFGMDMGGVNGNDFGARGSRRYIVKAVEASLRRLDTEWIDLYQFHTPDPRTPIDETLAALDDLVSSGKVRYIGHSNFAGWQIAEAEYVARQAGGTRFISTQNHYNLLDRRAELEVLPAAGAFSLGVLPYFPLANGLLTGKYSAGKAPEGSRLSHTRTNLVHDADWEQLGRFGQFAKERDITELQLAFSWLAAQPGVSSVIAGATRPEQIRENAEAVRWVPTQEDRAELDDIFPKAPKVALF